A genomic window from Pannonibacter sp. XCT-53 includes:
- a CDS encoding ABC transporter ATP-binding protein, with translation MARLTLSGLTKSFGGLDVVKAVDLEVTDGELVCLLGPSGSGKSTILRMIGGFEGPSGGAIRIDGEDVTAVPPERRPTGMVFQSHALWSHMDVFANIAFGLKLRHLPRAEIRSKVEAVLELVGLAGYGSRRVWQLSGGQQQRVAIARSLVLEPKILLLDEPFASLDQHLRERLREEVRDIQQRLGITTLFVTHGQDEALALADRIVVLKDGAIEQTDRPSALYRRPATRFVAGFIGHMNLVPTEFRAGRSTRPEFALAAEVSDGPAEIAFRPEATGVRPAQGAGHAVVYRVTDFGTHLTLDLDLEDGTRIKAHGAGSIAWSPGQRVEVTPAEVLLYRDGVLLSTEPRTAAAAA, from the coding sequence ATGGCACGACTGACGTTGTCCGGACTGACCAAGTCCTTTGGCGGGCTCGACGTGGTGAAGGCGGTGGACCTTGAGGTCACCGACGGCGAACTGGTCTGCCTTCTCGGCCCCTCCGGCTCGGGCAAGTCCACGATCCTGCGCATGATTGGCGGCTTCGAGGGTCCGAGCGGCGGCGCGATCCGCATCGACGGCGAGGACGTCACCGCCGTGCCGCCGGAACGCCGGCCCACCGGCATGGTGTTCCAGTCCCATGCGCTGTGGTCGCATATGGATGTCTTCGCCAACATCGCCTTCGGCCTGAAGCTGCGGCACCTGCCGCGCGCCGAGATCCGCAGCAAGGTCGAGGCCGTGCTGGAGCTGGTCGGCCTTGCCGGCTACGGCAGCCGGCGGGTCTGGCAGCTCTCGGGCGGTCAGCAGCAGCGCGTCGCCATCGCCCGCTCGCTGGTGCTGGAGCCGAAGATCCTGCTCCTCGACGAACCCTTCGCCAGCCTCGACCAGCATCTGCGCGAAAGGCTGCGCGAGGAAGTCCGCGACATCCAGCAGCGCCTCGGCATCACCACCCTCTTCGTCACCCACGGCCAGGACGAGGCACTGGCGCTCGCCGACCGCATCGTGGTGCTGAAGGACGGCGCCATCGAACAGACCGACCGCCCGTCCGCGCTCTACCGCCGCCCGGCGACGCGCTTCGTTGCCGGCTTCATCGGCCACATGAACCTGGTGCCGACCGAGTTCCGCGCCGGCCGCTCGACCCGGCCGGAGTTCGCCCTTGCCGCCGAGGTCAGCGACGGACCGGCGGAGATTGCCTTCCGCCCCGAGGCGACCGGCGTGCGGCCTGCGCAAGGGGCTGGCCATGCGGTGGTCTACCGCGTCACCGATTTCGGCACCCACCTGACCCTCGACCTGGACCTTGAGGACGGCACACGGATCAAGGCGCATGGCGCGGGCTCCATCGCCTGGTCGCCCGGACAGCGGGTGGAGGTGACCCCGGCCGAAGTGCTGCTCTACCGCGACGGCGTGCTGCTCTCCACCGAACCCCGAACGGCAGCGGCCGCCGCCTGA